The sequence CGCTACCTGCCGGAATACAACGCCACGCGGACTCGCGCGGGCAGTTTCCTCGGTCTGGCGAAGAACCCGGCGTACGCAACGGAAGTCACGCTGCAGCCGCTCGAGCGCTATCCGCTCGACGCCGCGATCCTGTTCTCCGACATTCTGACGGTGCCGGACGCAATGGGCTTGGGTCTCGAATTCGTTGCCGGCGAGGGTCCGAAGTTTGCCCGGCCGGTACGCACGGAAGATGATGTGGCACGCCTCGCAGTGCCGGATATCGACGCCACGCTGCGCTACGTGACCGACGCGGTGCGCGAAATCCGCACCGCACTCACCGACGCGCAAGGTCGCCAGCGCGTGCCGCTGATCGGGTTTTCGGGCAGCCCGTGGACGCTGGCGTGTTACATGGTGGAAGGGGCCGGTTCGGCGGACTTCCGCACAGTCAAATCGATGTTGTACGCGCGCCCGGACCTGATGCACCGCATTCTCGACGTCAACGCGAAGTCGGTTGCGGCGTACCTGAATGCGCAGATCGAAGCCGGCGCGCAAGCCGTGATGATTTTCGACACGTGGGGAGGGGCGCTCGCGGACGGCGTCTATCAACGTTTCTCGTTGCAGTACATCCAGCAGGTTGTGAGCCAGTTGAAACGCGATCACAACGGCGAAAAGGTGCCGGTGATCACCTTCACGAAGGGCGGTGGGTTGTGGCTCGACGAGATCGCCGATATCGGCGTGGATGCGGTCGGTCTCGACTGGACCGTGAACTTGAGCAAGGCGCGCGAGCGCGTGGGTAGCAAGGTGGCGCTGCAAGGCAATATCGATCCTTCGGTGCTGTTTGCACCGCCGGCTGCGATCCGCATGGAAGCGCGCGCCGTGCTCGACAGCTTCGGCAATCATCCAGGTCATGTTTTCAATCTCGGCCACGGCATTTCGCAGTTCACGCCGCCGGAGAATGTTGCCGAACTCGTGGACGAAGTCCATCGTCATAGCCGCGCGATTCGCAGCGGTGCGCATGCACCAAGCTGACGCCGTAAACGTTGTCATTTTTGCTGCGGCGCAGCGAACTGGGCTCTCGCTCTAAGGGGATATTTGTAGTCAACGGGCCGTCAGATGGCGGTCCCGCGAAAGTCAAGACTTGACTTATGCACATTGATCACGCTGCGGCGCGGTAGAAGCTTTCGTCGTGCCCTGGCCCTTGCACTTTGCGGGCGCATTTGATCTAAGCCTTGTCTGGCAAGGGTTTCACGGGTTCACGACAAAATGAGCGGAATCCCACAGAAGGCCGCTGCGGCGCGGTTCTCGGGCCTTCCAAACGAAGTTTTCAACAAAGTTATCCACAGGCACGCGGACCGATTGCAATTGTTCAGCCGAATCCAAAACTTAGCGCGGAAATTGAAGTTTTACTTTAACTTCGATGGGTTCGCCGTTTGCGCGATGTGCACCGCGACGCTGCGTCGCACCGCAGCCCTGTACCTGATCCACACCGCCGCGTGAGTGACGTGTTCGTCCGCGTCGCGCTGGATCATCCGCTGCCGACTCTGTTCGACTACCGCTGCGACACGCCCGAGCGTGTCGCGCCGGGCATGCTGGTGAGCGTGCCGTTCGGCAAGCGTCACGTGGTGGGCCTCGTCTGCGAAGTGACCACTCACAGCGACGTGCCCGCTGACCGTCTACGGACGGTCAGCCATGTTTGCATGGCCTGCCCGCCCGTGTCGGCCGAATGGCTGGGGCTCACGGCCTTCGCCGCCGACTACTATCAACGCGGCCTCGGTGAAGTGGCGCTGCCCGCTTTGCCGCAAGCCCTGCGTGATGCCTCGCGCTGGTCGCGTCTATTCGCACCGGAAGAGCGTTACAGCCTGACGGCGGCGGGTCGCGCCGCGTTGCCGGAAACATTGCCTGCGCGCGCGAGCGCGTTGCGCAAGCTTGCCCAGGCCTTGGCCGAGGCCGAATTTCTGATCGCTGGAGACGCTCGCGCGCTCCACCCCAAAGCCATCGCAACCTTGGAGGCGTGGCAAGCCGAAGGCTGGGTTGCGCTGGAGGTGATCGAAGCCGCAGAGGTGCTCGCCGCCCCCGCATCACCGGATACGCCCGCACCCACCTTACCCACCCTCACCGACGAACAGGCGGGCGCAGTCGAAGCGATCCGCGACGCGAACGGCTTCGCGCCGTTCCTGCTGCACGGCGTGACGGGCAGCGGCAAGACCGAGGTGTATCTGCGCGCGCTCGCCGAGATTCTGGCGGCGAAGCCCGACGCGCAGGCACTCGTCCTCGTCCCTGAAATCAATCTGACGCCGCAGTTCGAGTCGGCCTTCCGCGCGCGTTTTGCAGCGCTCGAAGGCACGTCGATCGTCACGCTGCACAGCGGCCTCGCGGAAGGCGAACGCGCCCGCAACTGGTTCGCGGCGCACACCGGGCGCGCCCGCATTGTGCTCGGCACGCGGCTGGCGGTGCTCGCCTCGCTGGCGAAACTGGCGGTCATCGTCGTCGACGAGGAACACGATCCGGCTTATAAGCAGCAGGAAGGTCTGCGCTATTCGGCGCGCGATCTGGCGATCTATCGCGCCAAGCAACTCGGCTTGCCGGTCGTGCTCGGCTCGGCCACGCCGTCGCTGGAGAGCTGGTGGCAGGCGGATCAGGGACGCTATCAGCGTCTCACCCTGTCGCGCCGCGCTGTCGCCGAGGCTGTCCTGCCGACTGTCAGACTGATCGATCTGGAGGAAGAGCGGCGGCGCGGCCGGGCCTCGGTGGAGGGGTTGTCCGGGCCGTTGATCGCGGCGCTGAAGGCGCGGCTCGAGCGCGGTGAGCAAAGTCTCGTGTTCCTGAACC comes from Burkholderia sp. GAS332 and encodes:
- a CDS encoding uroporphyrinogen decarboxylase, whose translation is MAHKLLNDTFLRALLRQPTDYTPIWLMRQAGRYLPEYNATRTRAGSFLGLAKNPAYATEVTLQPLERYPLDAAILFSDILTVPDAMGLGLEFVAGEGPKFARPVRTEDDVARLAVPDIDATLRYVTDAVREIRTALTDAQGRQRVPLIGFSGSPWTLACYMVEGAGSADFRTVKSMLYARPDLMHRILDVNAKSVAAYLNAQIEAGAQAVMIFDTWGGALADGVYQRFSLQYIQQVVSQLKRDHNGEKVPVITFTKGGGLWLDEIADIGVDAVGLDWTVNLSKARERVGSKVALQGNIDPSVLFAPPAAIRMEARAVLDSFGNHPGHVFNLGHGISQFTPPENVAELVDEVHRHSRAIRSGAHAPS
- a CDS encoding replication restart DNA helicase PriA; this translates as MSDVFVRVALDHPLPTLFDYRCDTPERVAPGMLVSVPFGKRHVVGLVCEVTTHSDVPADRLRTVSHVCMACPPVSAEWLGLTAFAADYYQRGLGEVALPALPQALRDASRWSRLFAPEERYSLTAAGRAALPETLPARASALRKLAQALAEAEFLIAGDARALHPKAIATLEAWQAEGWVALEVIEAAEVLAAPASPDTPAPTLPTLTDEQAGAVEAIRDANGFAPFLLHGVTGSGKTEVYLRALAEILAAKPDAQALVLVPEINLTPQFESAFRARFAALEGTSIVTLHSGLAEGERARNWFAAHTGRARIVLGTRLAVLASLAKLAVIVVDEEHDPAYKQQEGLRYSARDLAIYRAKQLGLPVVLGSATPSLESWWQADQGRYQRLTLSRRAVAEAVLPTVRLIDLEEERRRGRASVEGLSGPLIAALKARLERGEQSLVFLNRRGYAPQLACDACGWVAGCPRCSAYVVLHKPERALRCHHCGWESRIPRSCPECGNVDIAPMGRGTQRVEETLASAVPGARVLRIDADSTRRKGSAQALFSDVHAGEVDILVGTQMIAKGHDFQRVSLVGVLNADTALFSHDFRASERLFAQLMQVSGRAGRSGLPGEVLVQTRYPRHALYHALARHDYVGFANTTLAERRDAHLPPFVYQALLRAEGRTLEAAIAFLQQAAAALTEIPAAERVTVYDAVPLTIVKVMHVHRAQLLIESASRGALQATLRAWQPMLRGLKGVLRWNLEVDPLDI